A region of Anaeromicrobium sediminis DNA encodes the following proteins:
- a CDS encoding MarR family winged helix-turn-helix transcriptional regulator, which produces MYEKEIKLMTALRKLYKTLDDALTKNLKELGISTTDYLILAVLEGTGPIPMQKLGDYLLITSGTITYATNRIIDKGLVMKIQDNDDKRKFFLKLTDDGYDMLRRVNREHLPYISKVLGSFSGDELDEITETIKKLIISVEKNR; this is translated from the coding sequence GTGTACGAAAAAGAAATCAAACTTATGACAGCTTTAAGAAAACTTTACAAAACTCTTGATGACGCTTTAACAAAAAATCTTAAAGAATTAGGCATTTCGACTACAGATTATCTAATTTTAGCTGTTTTGGAAGGTACAGGACCTATTCCGATGCAGAAACTTGGGGATTATCTATTAATAACCAGTGGAACAATAACCTATGCTACCAACAGAATAATTGATAAGGGATTGGTTATGAAGATTCAGGATAATGATGATAAGAGGAAGTTCTTCTTAAAATTAACTGATGATGGTTATGATATGTTAAGGAGGGTCAATAGAGAACATTTACCTTATATAAGCAAAGTTTTAGGCTCGTTTTCAGGAGATGAACTTGATGAAATTACTGAAACTATAAAAAAACTTATAATTTCTGTAGAAAAAAATAGATAA
- a CDS encoding DUF1330 domain-containing protein produces MSALMVAFVRVHDLEAYNREYLSIAHPLIVKYGGKALAVSEKVKHIQGSLPEGKFVILEFPSMEQAEAYYYSAEHQRVTENGKKYFSADSIIAENQLHKG; encoded by the coding sequence ATGTCAGCATTAATGGTTGCATTTGTTAGGGTTCATGATTTAGAAGCTTATAACCGTGAGTATCTTTCTATTGCGCACCCTCTTATTGTAAAGTATGGAGGTAAAGCACTAGCAGTATCTGAGAAGGTAAAACATATACAAGGATCTCTCCCAGAGGGTAAGTTTGTTATTTTAGAATTTCCAAGTATGGAACAAGCTGAAGCTTATTACTATTCCGCTGAGCATCAAAGAGTAACAGAAAATGGAAAGAAATATTTTAGCGCAGATAGTATTATTGCAGAAAATCAACTTCATAAAGGTTAA
- a CDS encoding NADH:flavin oxidoreductase yields MKSLYEKTLLGGIEVRNRFVRSATHEGMSSDGVVTPELIKMYKELAQGEVGLIITSGVEVTKEKALANSLSIYDDSYIESLKKLTNAVHEAGGKVISQLVHGGSTVLWEIDYEPIGPSAIQDRFSKIMPKAMSKEDIINVIKQFSDAALRSKVAGFDGAQIQGAFGFLLNKFLSPYYNRRSDEYGGSIENRSRILVEIREAIAKECGRDFPVFIKLSIDDFMNDDVKGLEFTDGKEIAKVLAATGYDAIEVSGGSVGEVGGSRRPTPNFDGREAYFKEQTIEIAKEVQVHLIATGGIRTEKVAQELINYEHIEAVSFSRPFISEPDLVKRWKEGAKSRCTSCYQCGQPDGIRCIFSK; encoded by the coding sequence ATGAAGTCATTATATGAAAAGACTCTTCTAGGTGGAATTGAAGTGAGAAATCGTTTTGTACGTTCTGCAACCCATGAGGGTATGTCTTCTGATGGAGTAGTTACTCCAGAGCTTATTAAAATGTACAAGGAATTGGCACAAGGAGAAGTGGGGTTAATCATAACAAGTGGAGTGGAAGTAACGAAAGAAAAAGCACTTGCTAATTCACTGAGCATCTACGATGATTCCTATATTGAATCTTTGAAGAAACTAACTAATGCAGTTCATGAAGCAGGTGGGAAGGTGATTTCTCAACTTGTACATGGCGGGTCAACAGTGCTTTGGGAAATCGACTACGAACCCATAGGTCCATCTGCGATTCAAGATCGATTTTCAAAAATTATGCCTAAAGCAATGTCCAAAGAGGATATTATCAACGTTATAAAACAGTTTAGCGATGCCGCTCTACGTAGTAAAGTAGCAGGCTTTGATGGTGCTCAGATCCAAGGCGCATTTGGATTTTTACTAAATAAATTTTTATCACCATATTATAACAGAAGATCGGATGAATACGGTGGGTCCATTGAGAATCGATCAAGAATACTGGTCGAGATCAGAGAGGCTATTGCAAAGGAATGTGGTAGAGATTTCCCAGTATTCATCAAATTATCCATCGATGATTTTATGAACGATGATGTGAAGGGGCTGGAATTCACAGATGGCAAAGAAATTGCGAAAGTGCTGGCAGCTACAGGATATGACGCCATTGAAGTCAGTGGCGGGAGTGTAGGTGAAGTAGGAGGATCAAGGAGGCCAACACCTAACTTTGATGGAAGGGAAGCCTATTTTAAAGAGCAGACCATTGAAATTGCAAAGGAAGTTCAAGTTCATCTTATAGCGACTGGCGGTATTCGTACAGAAAAAGTTGCTCAAGAGCTTATAAATTATGAGCACATTGAGGCTGTTTCTTTCAGCAGACCATTCATTTCCGAACCTGATTTGGTTAAGCGATGGAAAGAAGGTGCAAAATCAAGATGTACATCATGCTATCAGTGTGGTCAACCTGATGGAATCAGATGTATTTTTAGTAAATAA